The Ziziphus jujuba cultivar Dongzao chromosome 1, ASM3175591v1 genome segment GAGATAAAAAATTACACTCTTCTAGAGATTGAGAAGATCTTATGGAGCAGTGGAAAAAGTCTTCGTGACTTTCCAAGGATGCATTTCCTTGGTACCATTGATGTTCCTTGCTGCCAAAATAGGCTTATACAGGACGAGTTGCGTTATGATAGAATTGCTTTGGCTGAAGACCATAATAAGTTTGTATCAAATCTCACAGTTGAATAAAAAAGTGTTTATGAAACAATTATGGGTGCTGTTGAAGGTATCAAATCTGGTATATTCTTTGTGTATGGATATAAAGGTACTGGGAAAACTTTTATCTAGAAAACTCTATCAGCAGCATTGAGATCAAAGGGAAAAATTGTGTTGACTGTAGCATCGAGTGGTATAGCATTTCTTTTTCTACCAGGAGGTAGGACAGCACATTCAAGATTTGCTATACCTCTTGCTCCAAATGAAGATTCAACTTGCAACATTAAACAAGGTAGTCCACTTGCTGAGTTGATTGTCAAAACCGAACTTATCAtttggtgtaacaccccgtcccaaagtacaacggaaattttccaactttcacccaggttgaccgttgatcgaaggggtcaaaaattgactttttgactcggatggaattctaggatgaatgaggtaccgttacgaagtacatgttggcacgagtttgtagactagtagcacgtcgaaaaaggagctacggtttgaaagttatgggcaaaacaagtcgggATTAAAACTATCGAAAAGGTGcctagagttgactttttatggttgtagaattttgttttgactttcatgTGGttataaagtactcgtcgatacaagttcatagactagcggcactcttaaattggacatctggttaaaaagttatggacgtgtgaagtttccgactaccgtaatattttaatatttttaaatcggtgaacagtgaaatgccacgtgtcgacgtctgagaggtccatgtgggtgaacagtgtcacccacggtggcttttattttggcaaaatggCGGGTGGCCACACgtaccagccacccctcaccacctcctcaattccgaccgACCACCTAAATTTCACGGCTAACCGACCGGCGACggccatttttcccctccaccaccggccaccgccgatttgcCCAGTCTCCGGCCACCCCAAGCCACACGCGTCGGCCACTAGTGAAGCCCAGTTCCCCGCGACCCCGAACTCCAAGTTTCCCGGCCAGACGCCACcggatgcgcccagatcgggccggtgaagtcggcggcggcgggtTAAGTTTTTCTGGCAATTCTCgccatttccggccaacccagctcaccccatacctctatcccaccatttttcgacccctctgagtccatttccggggctagattgcccaaaatccccactgtttgagagatccctcaagtttaaattcggccgaagctttccggccaccgccagttgaattgagctcaatggaggtcgatAATGTGATCCttatctcacaagctttccatagacttataatttatcaattttggttaacgtttgtgtttaaccccccgggtatcgagtattatttacccgaataaaatattaatttatttgactgtgtgtgaattattgttctaggagcacgtgtgcatcgtagaattgatccgatggaggatcttaggttaattgcgtgctccaggtgagtgacccaccttgaaaactattttggggtaattaattatatttatttggtgttaaattgatatatggaattatgctcatgtggtggaaatttaattataattgtggaaaaatattattttataagtacgtatatgtttatttgtGCCAAACCGAATTTTGGGTTATGAaatccccgatttttattactgtgatttaattgtatttattacacatgagcaaaatattttcattaattaattgtgcttggatttttatattattttttttgggcacaattggtttaaatattttaaggaaaatatttgtttggattggtggttttaaatatgataattatgcctgtggaatattatttgatggactttgtgctaacagaaaaattatttgtatatcgttatcgatggtttcgtacagaaaatgttaaaggaaaatatgggatggtaaatttgaaaactggtatattttccacggtaatttttggaaaatcggtacggtaataattaatttaatagttggttttagacgcactcatacagtattggtgttctggttgtatatgtggattagagcgcaagttattatgtctcccgtgagttgccattggatcgagggcatgcaagtcttatatattgcacaTCAGCTACctccctccgtggccgggatgacggttttagcagcggcgctgtcgggacgccgaagcaccatatgcaagtttctctttaacctcctcgccagtcgatgctcgggatgctggatattggagggcatcactggtatatgttgtagtgcgtcaagtataaaattttggatagaaatttcaaaccctaaagtgttcaaaaattatttattatattttattacattttatttatatttgggttatttaattactatttattaaattaattgatcccttggttttcgggaaatacgaataacgggttttgtgaaaatgttttaaaagggaaacatttctaacggagtgaatagtgaggtttttgagagaaaatattactttcaaatgtttatcatttatttatttatttaattgttggtattgagtaattaaattccttttattgttatattattaatattaaaagtgtacagtagatagggtcactcactgagatgattagcatctcatatttttaaatgtcgttcccctaggtccaggttgggagacgttgatcgtccggagcGAGCCCAATGTCtcggttcattgccgaaagtccaagaagtatttcttccctttttcctcttcatcttgtattacttctttatctgtcatcttattaatttcatatttatttgtataatgctttgcatattgtattggacatttattattaattatgcactgattactgttattcatttgtaGTGCTGTAaagttgtggaatcaaattgtagtaacgtgggaggaataaggagatgtttaCAGAAGTATGTTTTTAATGCAGGagatttttggttagtcctacccttaggggaggtgctgccggattttccgttggaaggttcggtggtatttccctgggatcagggtttgtctagggttccggtgaggaattttagacgggtcctgacatttggGATGAAGCACCAATGATGAATAGATATTGTTTTGAAGTGTTGGACAGGACTATGAGGGATATTTTAAGATTTAGCAATCCACTAAGTTTGGAGCAATCTTTTGGAGGTAAAACTGTTGTGTTTGGAGGAGATTTCAGACAAATTTTCTTGTTATCCCAAAAAGAAGTAGGCAAGACATTGTTCTTGCAACTTTAAACTCATCATATTTGTGGAAATATTGTAAAGTTTTGAAGTTGACAAAGAACATGAGACTTCAAAGTATTGACTCGGACATTGACAAGGATGAATTGAAGGCTTTTTCAGAATGGATATCAAGTAGTGGAGATGGAACAATTGGCGGTCTAAATGATGGTTATGCAATGATTGATATACCTGATGATcttttgataaaggatacagaaGATTCAGCTGCATCTATTGTAAATAGCACGTATCCTTCTTTCTCAGAGAATATTAATGACCCATCATATTTGCAAGAAAGAGCTATACTTGCTCCAACTCTTGACATTGTTAAATCCATAAATAACTATGTGAGTTTCCTTAATCGAACTGaggaaaatacatatttaagttCTGATGCAACTTGTAGATCTGATTCGAACATTGATCTTATAGGTGATCTTCATACACTTGAATTTTTGAATCCTATAAAATGCTCCGGGATGCCTAATCATCAGTTGAAATTGAAGGTCGATGTCCCCGTTATGCTATTAAGAAATGTCGATCATTCTTTGGGGTTATGGGACTAGATTGGTCATTACAAGGCTTGACAATCATGTTCTCAAAGGAAAAGTTATTTCAGGAAGCAATGCCGgggtttaaagtttttattccAAAAATGACTTTAACTTCATCGGACCCAAGGTTGCCTtttaagttgaaaataagaCAATATCCTTTGGTTGTATCACATGCTATGACTATTAATAAGAGCCAATGTCAACCTTTTTCGCATGTCAAACTTTTTCCTAAAAAACCAGTTTTCAGTCGTGGACAGTTATATGTTGTAGTCTCCAGAGTTATTTTGTGTTCTTTGCCATTCCTTCCTTCCTCtccttcattttgatttttctatacctctgtttgtgtttttatgttttatatatatatatatatatatatatatatatattttttttttcattctggtTCAGTTctgttctttttaaaaaaaataatactaatgtttctctttttgtttcattgcttttaaagtgtttttattttttattttttttgggtaatcacTTAATGTATATAGTTATTCTTATTTACTTAGGCTTCTAGAAATCATAATGTAATAAActcttttgaattattttgtttattctatGGATCTCATTGTTTATTGGGAGCAAATATTCAAgaaattgctttcttttttaatattgtgGCTCCAATATCTAGAGTTGAGAAGCTTGTTAGATTTCTGTGGATGATGTGCTGAGGGAGACGAGCGGTTGTTAGTAGCGGAGTATATGCCTAATGATACTCTCTCCAAGCATCTCTTTCACTGTATATTTCTTTGGTCTTTATGGATATAACCACTGTTGATTTTTGTGGACCCTCTAATTTCATACCATttcaatgaattattttatttatgtatttatttttatttattctggcGGTTAAACCATAAGTTGGTCTTAATCAAGGATAGTTAGTGACAAGGAATCTACTAATAGAgagattcaaaattaaaaattcatatataataaaagacgCAAAGAGAAATTAATCTTAAACTACAAGTTACTCAATAGTGAAACCAGTAGTTCTGGATTTTACTCATTCAAGTTTCTATGATATTGTTCCTTTGAGATGTTTTGTCCTTTAAATATATTAGCTCTATGGactgtggttttttttttttttttaatgtattatttcctgtcctttttacaatatttttagcaATTGATGTTTTATTGCAAGTGTGactgttcttattttattaaattgttgcTGGCCATGTATTCCTGGTCTCCCTTTTACCGTGCTTTTTCTCAatataagttttttgttttaggggaGAAACAGCCACTGCCATGGGAGATGCGTGTGAGAGTTGCATACTACGTTGCACAAGCTATAGCACTAACCTGGCTTATACTCCACCTGAGTTTCTGAGGACAGGTATGCCAGTTTTTCTTACATTGTTAATGCCttctctttgatttttatttaataaaggGATTCAAATGTAAACAGATATTCATTTCTAATATTGGATATAGGCATTAATTAGAGTAAAAGTGAACTATTGGGAGAAATGGAGAAGAATGAAGAATTGTTATTGATACAGTGAAAAGTGAAGAGAGTTGTcaagacaaatacaagaaagaAATAGTCAAGATCCTCCTGTAATCCAACTTGAAAAATTTAGAAACCAGTCAATGAATATATACAAAACTATAAAAACTGGATTTGGATCAAGATGCAAATTGCAATGAATATAGTACAAAACTATAAAAACTGGATTTGGATCGAGATGCAAATTGCAATAGACCTTTATCACTTGTTTGAGCCCCTGTGGTTGTAAGATTGGTCCTTACCTCTGGATAAATGGTGTGCCAGTTTATGAAACTAATGGCTGACCCAAAATGTTGAGGGTTGACTGCCAAAGTAAACCCCAGTCGTGAAGCTGCTATCATCCTTAGAATTGAGATAAAGAGAAATCTCTTGGTCTAAGCTATGTTGACTTTGAGCATCAGTCTTTACAGTGCCTTAATGGTTGCTTCTAATTGCAATGTGGACAGTGATATATATTCCATTATTATAGTTATCTAAATAGAAGCAATTGCTCCTTCTATGTAAACTTAAATTGCAGAATCAGTGGCCAAACTGAAGTttatattcattgaattcaaTTTGCTGATAATTTATAGTGAGCTGTATTAATTCAAAATGTTTGAGGAGCATCATGTACTAAATCCATTCTTATTGTCGGGATGATTCCACCAACTGAGAAATGTCTTATTGAGAGTTGAGCTTACATAATTCAAATCTAAAtttgtcttccaaaaaattttgtCACAATGAAGTGGGAAAAATAATGCATTCACTGGATTAAACCTTTTTGTCAACTTTCGTAGAAGGGCCAAGGAAGATATTGATTATGAGTTATGACTAGATGTACTTTTATTAGTTCGTAATTTGTTGTATGGAGAAAAGGATATATTGGTTTTGTACTTTGTAATATGGGATATTTTACTGTTAACATTGACCATCTTTTAAATAGTTGGTAGAGCTTGCATTTGCTACACTTGTAACAATTAAGAAAACCtctgcattttttcttttttattttattgatttattgctTCTTGTTCTTGGTTGTGGCTATTAGATTTCAACACTTCAGGGGCTAAATTTATGCAGGTAGGGTCATCCCGGAGAGTGTAATATACAGTTATGGAACTGTTCTGCTAGACCTTCTGAGCGGAAAGCATATCCCTCCAAGCCATGTAGGATACATTctttatttcaattttgaagTAGTTTTCTGATTGCTGATTATTTGACATGACCCTATAATTAGGTATAGGTACTTCCTAAACGAAACTTTTTGTAAGTCCTCATTaaacaagatatatatatatatatatatattttagctgAAACATTAAACAAGACTTTTGGGTTGAAAGTTcttcctacatatatatatatatatatatatatatatatatatatatatatatatatatatatatatatatatatatatatatatatatatatatatatatatatatatgtttttaaacaTTGGGGTAGACGACTAATTTGTGATATGTTCTCTCAATTAtactgtttatttgtttatttatttacggtgaaattgattttgattttcgaGGTAGGACAGCGGCTGAGTCTGAAACTGTAGACATTATAATTGCTTAGAAGATAAGATGTGTGACCACATTGGAACAAATTGATTGGACTACGAAATTTTATGTATGGACAATTTCATTTCTCACATTATCATTAGCTCAGAATATTGATCAATGATGGGTTTCTGATGAGTGCTAGTAAATAATGATTATATATCCATAATATAAATTGTAACATAGTTTAATAgcaaaattactattttaaaaaataaaaatatgtagtaTACAATAACTAATaactgttggggtgagaaggttatgaccaagagcaagctagcttgaagtgttagcaacaagcaagcttttggtgatactcttggga includes the following:
- the LOC132799636 gene encoding uncharacterized protein LOC132799636; this encodes MRDILRFSNPLSLEQSFGVLKLTKNMRLQSIDSDIDKDELKAFSEWISSSGDGTIGGLNDGYAMIDIPDDLLIKDTEDSAASIVNSTYPSFSENINDPSYLQERAILAPTLDIVKSINNYVSFLNRTEENTYLSSDATCRSDSNIDLIGDLHTLEFLNPIKCSGMPNHQLKLKVDVPVMLLRNVDHSLGLWD